Below is a genomic region from Candidatus Krumholzibacteriota bacterium.
CGCACTCGCCATGAAGACCAGCGACTTCGATTACGATCTTCCCGAGGAGCTCATCGCGCAGCATCCGGCCGCCGAACGCGACGAGAGCAGGATGCTGTACTTCGAGCGCCGCAGCGGGGACCTGCGGGAGACGCGCTTTTCCAATTTCCCCCGGTTTCTCCGGGAGGGCGACATCCTCGTCGTCAACGAGACGCGGGTGATCCCGGCGCGGCTGATCGGCCGCCGCGCCTCCGGCGGACAGGTGGAGATCTTCCTTACCCGCCGGATCGGCGGGCGCCGGTGGTCGGCGCTCCTCCGTCCCGCCCGGCGGATCGCCTCCGGGGAGACGATCCTCTTCGGGGAGGGGGAACTCGGCGTGACCGTCGAGGGGGCCGAAGGCGGCGAGTGGATCGTCTCGCTCCCCGACGAGATGCCCTCCCAGCGGTTCATCAATCTCTACGGGCGGGTGCCCCTGCCTCCCTACATCCGGCGCGAGGCGAACGAGCGCGACCACGAACGCTACCAGACGCTCTTCGCCCGCCGGGAGGGCTCGGTGGCCGCGCCCACCGCCGGCCTCCACTTCTCCGACGCCGTCCTGCGCGACCTGCGCCGCCGCGGGATCACGATCGCGCCGGTGACCCTGCACGTCGGCCCGGGGACCTTCCGGCCCCTCGAGAAGGAACGGGTGGAGGAGAACACGCTCGGGCGCGAACGCTTTTCCGTCCGCCAGGCGATCTGGGAGGAGATCCGCGCGGCGCGGGAAACGGGGCGGCGGGTCGTCGCCGTCGGCACGACGACGACGCGCGTGCTCGAATCCCTCGCCGGCGGCCACGCGGAGCAAGCAAAAGAGACCGAGATCGACGGCGAGGCCGTGCTGGACGGCTGGACGCGGCTCTTCATCTACCCGGGATTCCGGTTCCAGGTGGTCGATTCGCTGCTCACGAACTTCCACCTCCCCCGGTCGAGCCTGCTGGTGCTCGTCTCCGCCTTCGCGGGACGGGAGGAGACCCTCCGCGCGTACCGGTGGGCCGTCGCCCGCCGGTTCCGCTTCTACTCGTACGGCGACGTGATGTTCATCAAGTGACGGAAGGCCGCGACGGTGCCATTCGATTTCACGCTTCTGTCCACCGATCCGACCGGCGCCCGTCTCGGCCGGTTGACCACCGATCACGGCGGTTTCGAGACGCCGATGTTCATGCCGGTCGGAACGCAGGGGACCGTCAAGGGGATGCAGCCGCGGGACCTCGCCGAGGCGGGGGCGAAAATCATCCTCTCCAACACCTACCACCTCCACCTGCGCCCCGGCGAACGGCTGATCGAGGAGGCGGGGGGGATCCACCGGTTCATGTCGTGGGACGGGCCCGTCCTCACCGACAGCGGCGGGTACCAGGTCTTCAGCCTCGCCGACCTGAACCGCATCGGCGACGACGGCGTCGAGTTCAGGAGCCACGTCGACGGCTCGTGGCGCTTTCTCGGCCCGGAGATGGTCGTCGACACGCAGCTCGCGATCGGCTCGGACATCATGATGGTCTTCGACCATTGCGCCCCCTGGCCCTGCGACAAGGCGCAGGCCGCGGCGGCGGTCGAGCGGACGCAGCGGTGGGCCGAGCAGAGCATCGGGCACCGCGGTCCCCGCGTGCTGAAGGACGGCTGGGAACGGGTCCTCTTCGGGATCGTCCAGGGATCGGTCTGGCCCGACCTGCGCGAGCGGAGCGCAGATCGGCTCGTCGCCCTCGACTTTCCCGGTTACGCGATCGGCGGCCTCTCCGTCGGCGAGCCCAAGGAGGATCTCTACCGGATGACGGCCTTCACCGCGGAACGGCTGCCCGCGGAGAAGCCGCGGTACCTCATGGGCGTGGGATATCCCGAGGACCTCGTCGAGTCGGTCTCCCGCGGGATCGACCTGTTCGACTGCGTCATCCCCACGCGCAACGCGCGCAACGGGACGGTCTTCACGTCGCGCGGGCGCCTGAATCTCAAGAACGCCCGCCACGCGTCGGAGATGATCCCCATCGACCCCGACTGCGATTGCCGGGTCTGCCGTTCCTTCAGCCGGGCGTATCTGCGGCACCTCTTCATGGCGGGTGAGATCCTCGGCCCGGTGCTCGCCACGTACCACAGCATTCATTTCTACTTGCATCTTCTCGAAGAAATGCGTCAAGTTATACGGGACGGTCGTTTCGGGCCGTGGCGCGAGGAGTTCCTGCGCGTATACCACGTGTCCGGAACGGTCCCCGACGAACCCGACGAGGAGGAACGATGACACATCTGCTTTTTCTCATGAGCGGCGGCGGCGGCGGATCGCAGCCCTCACTTTTCACGAGCCTGATCCCGATCCTGCTGATCTTCGTGATCTTCTATTTTCTTCTCATCCGGCCGCAGCAGAAAAAGCAGAAGGAACACCAGGACATGGTATCCGCCCTTCGCAAGGGCGACCGCGTCGTCACCAACGGCGGGATCTTCGGCACCGTCTCCGACGTCAAGGAGCACATCATCGTTCTCCGGATCGCCGAGAACGTGAAGGTCGAGATCGCCAAGAGCGCGGTGGCCACCGTCATCGAGAAGAGGGAAAACTGACGGCGTTCAGGGAGGATGGGTCGTCGTGACATCGCTCGGCATCAAGACGTACGGGGCCGAGGTCCTTCGCCGGATGGGAGATCCCGTGGAGGATTTCGACGAGCGGCTCGTGCCCTTTCTCGAACGGATGGCCGAGACGATGGTCATCGAGGGGGGCGTGGGACTCGCCGCGCCCCAGGTGGGCGTCTCCCGTCTCATCGCGGTGATCAACCCCGACCCCGATAACCCCGACACCCTCGTCGAGATGATCAATCCACGTATCGTGGCCGTCAGCGACGAGGAAGTGTCCATCGAGGAGGGGTGCCTCAGCGTTCCCGGCATCCGGGCGAACATTGTTCGGCCGGCCGCCGTCACGGTGACCTACCAGAACCGCGAGGGCCGGGACTGCACCCTCGACGCCGACGGGCTCCTCGCCCGCATCATCCAGCACGAACTCGACCACCTCGACGGCGTCCTCTTCGTCGACCGGGTCTCGGCGGCCAAACGGGTCCTCCTCAAGCCCCGGCTGCGCCAGCTGCTCCGCGGGCGCGACGGGGAGTGACGAGATGGCCCGCGTCGTCTTTTTCGGTTCCCCCCATTTCGCCCTCCCGACGCTCGCCGCGCTCGTGGAGAGCGGCTGCGCGCCGGCGCTCGTCGTCACGCAGCCCGATCGCCCCGCGGGGCGGGGTCGAACCCCCCGGCCGACCCCCGTCCGCAGCGCGGCCGAGGATCTCGGACTCCCCGTGGAGATCGTCGGCTCCTTCCGGAACGGCGGGGGCGACCGCCTCCTCGACCTCCAGCCCGACTTCTTCGTCGTCGCCGCCTTCGGGCTGATCTTTCCCGAGCGTCTCCTGCGGATCCCGCGCATGGGGTGCGTCAACGTCCACGCGTCGCTGCTTCCCGCGTGGCGGGGCGCGAGCCCGGTGAATGCCGCGATCGCGGCGGGCGACCGCTGGGTCGGCGTGACGACGATGCGGATGGTGCGCGAGCTCGACGCCGGACCGATCTACCTGCAGCGGGCGATCCCGGTCGATGCGATGGAGTCCGCGGGAGACCTCATCGGCCGGCTCGCCGAACTCGGCGGCGGGCTTCTCGTGGAGACGCTGCGCGGCATCGAGGCGGGGACGCTCGAGGCGCGGCCCCAGTTGGAAGCGGGCGTGAGCTTCGCCCCGCGTCTCGGCAAGCAGGACGGCCGCATCCCCTGGGAACTCGACGCGATCGCCGTCCATGACCATGTCCGCGGGATGAACCCGTGGCCGGGATCCTTCACCTACTGCCGCGACCGGTACGTCAAGGTGCACCGGGCGCGGCTCCGGGACGTCATCGACTACGAAACGCCGCCGGGGCGCGTGCTGGAGGTCTCCAACCGCGGCGTCGCAGTCGCCTGCGGGCGCGGGTCGGTGCTCCTCGAGAAGCTGCAGTGCGAGGGGAAACGCTGCCTCGACGCCACGGAGTTCCTGCGGGGGTTCGAGATGTGCGCGGGAGAGACGCTTGGAGGCGAACGATGAGCGACCGGACGCATTCCTGGAAACGATTGGCCCGCACCCTCCTCGTGGCGCTCGCCGCCTTCGTCGTCGGCATCGTGGTCTTCCAGCAGATCGTCGTTCCGCGGCTCGTCGGCCGTGCGGACGTGACGATCGTTCCCGACGTGCGGGGGCTGGACATCGACGAGGCGGGGAAGCGATGCGCCGGGAGCGGACTCGTCTGCCGCGTCTCATCGAACCGCCCATCGGACGAGGTGCCCGAGGGAGCCGTCATCGAGCAGCATCCCGGCGCGGACGAGCAGCTGAAATCGGGGCGGACGATCCTCGTCGTCCTCTCCTCGGGCCAGCGGATGGAGACGGTCCCCGACCTGCGGAACATGACGATGCGGCAGGTGGAGCTCACGCTGGAGAGCACGGAGCTGCTCAAGGGGCGCGTCGTGCGCATCTTCTCGCGGGAACCGGGGGAGAATATGGTCGCCGCGACGAGCCCGCCGCCCGGCTCGGCGGTGCCGCACGGCTCGAGCGTCGACCTGCTGTTCGTCATGCGCGGGGAGCCGGCCCGCTTTCGGATGCCCGATCTCGCGGGAAAGGACCTGACCTTCGTGCGGGACCGGCTCACCCGGCTCGGCTTCGAGGTGACGCGCATCGTGACGCGGCGGGACGCCGGCCGCTTTCCCGGCACGATCCTCGACCAGGCTCCCCCGGCGGGATCGCTGATCAGGCAAGGAGGGACGATTGAACTCGTTGTATCGTCGGTTGACTGACGCAGGGCATGCGGCGGTGGCCCCCTCGCTGCTCGCCGCCGATTTCGCGCGGCTCGGCGAGGAGATCCGCGCCGTCGAGCACGCCGGGGCCGACGTGCTCCACCTCGACGTGATGGACGGGCACTTCGTGCCGAATATCACCTTCGGTCCCTTCGTCGTCGAGGCGATCTCGCGGCTGGCCTCGCTGCCCCTCTTCACGCACCTGATGATCGACGACCCGGCTGCCTGGATCGACCGGTTCATCGGGGCGGGAAGCGCGCTCGTGAGCTTCCATCTCGAGGCGCCGGGGATCGACGACGCGGCGGCCCTCGCCGGCAGGATCCGCGACGCCGGGAGGCTGGCCGGGCTCTCGGTCAATCCCGACACGCCTCTCGCGCGGTTCGAGGAACTCCTCGACCAAATCGATCTCCTCATGGTCATGGGAGTGTTTCCGGGGTTCGGGGGGCAGTCGTTCATGCCGGCGGTGCTCGACAAGATCCGCGGCGCCGACGCGATCCGGCGGCGCGAAGGGTTGGAACTGCTCATCGAGGTGGACGGCGGGGTCAAGGCGGAGAACGCGGCGTCCATCCGCGAGGCCGGCGCCGACATCCTCGTCGCCGGGACCGCCGTCTTCGGGGCGAAGGATTACGCCGCGGCGATCCGGGCGATCAGGGGCTGAGCGGCGCCTGACATCGATTTCCCTTGCCAACGCTCGCCGTTTCTGATATTTTGCTGTATTTGCGGATGGGGGTAGGTGTCGGTGTTTCAGGACCTTAGCGAAAAGTTCGCCAGGGTGTTCAAGGAACTCCGCGGACAGGGCAAGGTCCGCGAGACGCATATCAGGGCGGCGATGCGCGACGTGCGCAAGGCCCTGCTCGAGGCGGACGTCAACTACAAGGTAGTCAAGGGGTTCGTCGAGCGTGTCGGTGAACGGGCCCTGGGAAGCGCGGTCCTCGACAGCCTGACCCCCGACCAGCAGATCGTCAAGATCGTCCACGAGGAGCTTGTGCACGTCCTCGGCGACCGGCCGGCGCCATTCACCCTCTCCGGCTCACCGGCCGGTGTCATGGTCGCAGGCCTCCAGGGAGCGGGGAAGACGAGCTTCGTCGCGAAACTCGCCCTGTTCCTGCGCGGCAAGGGGCGGCGTCCGCTCATGGTCGCGGCGGACATCCACCGGCCGGCGGCGATCGAACAGCTCGTCGTCCTCGCCGGGCAGATCGATGTTCCCTGCCACGCGCCGGGCGTCATGCCCGCCGCGGAGATCGTCGAGGGGGCGCTGCGGGAGGCGCGGCGGGGGTTGCACGACACGGTGATCGTGGACACGGCGGGACGGCTCCACATCGACGAGGAGATGATGCGGGAGCTCGTGACCGTCAGGGACGTCCTGAAGCCGGAGGAGACGCTGCTCGTCCTCGACGCCATGACGGGCCAGGAAGCCGTCGCGGTTGCCGTGGAGTTCGAGCGCGCGATCGATCTCACCGGCGTGGTCCTCACCAAGCTGGACGGGGACACGCGGGGGGGCGCGGCGCTCAGCGTCGCGGCCGTCACCGGCGAGCCGATCCGTTTCGCCTGCGTCGGGGAGAAGGCGGAAGACCTGGAGGCCTTTCACCCCGACCGGATGGCTGGCAGGATCCTCGGGATGGGGGACGTCCTCACGCTCGTCGAGAAGGCGCAGGAGCAGATCGACGAGAAGGAGGCGAGAGAGCTCGAGACGAAGCTCCGGAAGGAGTCCTTCTCGCTCGAGGACTTTCTCGGCCAGTTGCAGCGTCTGAAGAAGATGGGGCCGCTCGATCAGCTGCTCGGCATGATCCCGGGCATGAAGCCGAAGGGGCTCGGCGCCGACATCGGCGGGAAGGAGCTCGTCCGGATCGAGGCCATCATCAATTCGATGACCCGCGAGGAGCGGCGCGTGCCGTCGATCATCGACGGATCGCGGCGCAGGCGGATCGCGCGCGGCAGCGGCAGCAGCGTTCAGCAGGTGAACCGCCTCCTGAACCAGTTCCAGCAGATGAAGAAGATGATGAAGCGATTCTCGAAGTCCGCGGGACGGAGCCCCGCGGGATTTCCCTTCTCCTAGGGCGCCGCGGGCGCCGCATACGGAGGTCGACATTGGCAGTAAAGATCAGGCTCAAGAAGATGGGATCGAAGAAGCGGCCCTTTTTCCGCGTGGTGGTAGCCGACTCGCGCAGTCCGCGCGACGGCCGTTTCATCGAGACGCTCGGCCACTACAACCCGTTGATCGATCCCCCCGAGATCGTCCTCGACGATGACAAGGTATACAAGTGGCTCGACGACGGCGCCCAGCCGACGCGGAACGCCGCCAACGTCCTCAAGCAGGCCGGCCTGCTCGAGCGATGGCAGCTCCTGAAGCGCGGCGTGGCGATCGCCGATCTCGACACCGCGATCGAGACGATGCGTGCGAAGCAGCCGATGGCGCAGCTCCGGACGGAGGATAAACTCTCCAAGAAGGCGGCGGCGAAGCTGAAGGCCGAGCAGGAAAAGGCCGCGAAGGAGGCCGCGGCTCCCGCTGTCGAAGAGACCGGGGAGGCGGCCGCCGGCGAGGCTGGCGCCGACGCTCCGGCCGAATCCGAGTAACAGGCGCGCCGGCCGCGCGCCGCCACCAGGAAGAGGCGGCGATCCATGAGTGTTGACAAGATTAAGGACATGATCCGGTCGATCTCGGCGATGCTCGTCGATGCCCCCGGGTCGATCACGATCATCGAGGAGACACGCGACGATTCGATCATCATCGTGTTGTCGGTGGACAAGGCCGACGTCGGCAAGGTGATCGGCCGGAACGGCCAGACGGCGAAGGCGTTGCGGGCTCTCGTGAACGCCGCTGCCACCCGGATGGGCAAACGGGTGCTCCTCGAGATCAGGGAGTGACGGCGGGATGCCGGCCGCGATCGTCACGCTCGGCGCCATCGTGAAGGCGGTGGGTCTCAAGGGGGAAGTGAAGTTCCTGCCCGGGCCGGATTTCTGGCCCGAGATCCTGGACGTGGACGGGATCCTTCTCGTCTCGCCCGAGGGGGAGAGCCGCGAGGCGGCGATCGAGCGGAGCCGCGCGAAGAAGACGGTCTGGGTGCTCAAGCTCGGCGGCGTCGATTCAATCGACGAGGCCGAGAATCTCATCGGGAGCACGCTCGTCGTCGACGTCGACGCGCTCGACGAGAGCGACCTGCCGCGCGAGCTGCGGCCCTTCCAGGCGATCGGCCTCGCCGTCCGGCTGGTCGACGGCGCGCCGGTGGGGCGCGTGGTCGACATCGTCACGGGTCCCGCGCAGGACTGTCTCGTCGTCGAACGGGAGACGGGCCGGTTTCTCGTGCCGCTCGTCGCGGATGTCGTCCGGCGGATCGACCTCGGCGAGGGAGTCGTGGAGATCGATCCGCCCGAGGGATTGATGGAGATCGGGTGGTAGCGGGATGGCCCTCGATATCCATTTCGTCACGATCTTTCCCGATCTCTTCCGGGGGCCGTTCGAGACCGGGATCCTCGGGATCGCCTCGCGGAAGGGCCTGGCCCGCTTCCGGACGGTCAACGTCCGGGATTTCGCCGTCGACGACCACGGCACGGTCGACGATTACGCCTACGGGGGCGGACCGGGAATGATCATGATGGCGCCGCCGATCGTCCAGGCGGTGCGTTCGGTCTGCAGCCCCGGCGAGGAGGGTACGCGGGTCGTCCACATGACCCCCGCGGGGGAGCTGTTCGACCAGGCCGCCGCCGAGCGGCTCGCCGAATTCCGGAGGATCGTCTTCGTCTGCGGCCGGTACAAGGACATCGACGCCCGCGTCGACGAGCTGGTTGTTGACGAGAGGATATCCATCGGCGATTATATCGTGAGCGGCGGGGAGTTTCCCGCCCTCGTCGTCGCCGACGCCGTCGTCCGCTACCTGCGCGGCGCGGTCGGCGACGAGCGTTCCCGCGACACCGATTCCTTTTCGGGAAAGCGCGGGTTCTCGCTGGACGCGGCCCACTACACGCGGCCGCCGGAATTCGAGGGACTGCGGGTGCCGGACGTGCTGATCTCCGGTGACCACGCGAAGATAGAGGAATGGAGGAGAAGGTCGGCGCGGGAGCGGACGAAACGCCGCCGACCCGATCTCCTCGGCAAGGGAACCGCCGACGGCCCGCCCGTCGACGGCTGACGAACGACGACAAGAA
It encodes:
- the queA gene encoding tRNA preQ1(34) S-adenosylmethionine ribosyltransferase-isomerase QueA, whose protein sequence is MKTSDFDYDLPEELIAQHPAAERDESRMLYFERRSGDLRETRFSNFPRFLREGDILVVNETRVIPARLIGRRASGGQVEIFLTRRIGGRRWSALLRPARRIASGETILFGEGELGVTVEGAEGGEWIVSLPDEMPSQRFINLYGRVPLPPYIRREANERDHERYQTLFARREGSVAAPTAGLHFSDAVLRDLRRRGITIAPVTLHVGPGTFRPLEKERVEENTLGRERFSVRQAIWEEIRAARETGRRVVAVGTTTTRVLESLAGGHAEQAKETEIDGEAVLDGWTRLFIYPGFRFQVVDSLLTNFHLPRSSLLVLVSAFAGREETLRAYRWAVARRFRFYSYGDVMFIK
- the tgt gene encoding tRNA guanosine(34) transglycosylase Tgt, producing MPFDFTLLSTDPTGARLGRLTTDHGGFETPMFMPVGTQGTVKGMQPRDLAEAGAKIILSNTYHLHLRPGERLIEEAGGIHRFMSWDGPVLTDSGGYQVFSLADLNRIGDDGVEFRSHVDGSWRFLGPEMVVDTQLAIGSDIMMVFDHCAPWPCDKAQAAAAVERTQRWAEQSIGHRGPRVLKDGWERVLFGIVQGSVWPDLRERSADRLVALDFPGYAIGGLSVGEPKEDLYRMTAFTAERLPAEKPRYLMGVGYPEDLVESVSRGIDLFDCVIPTRNARNGTVFTSRGRLNLKNARHASEMIPIDPDCDCRVCRSFSRAYLRHLFMAGEILGPVLATYHSIHFYLHLLEEMRQVIRDGRFGPWREEFLRVYHVSGTVPDEPDEEER
- the yajC gene encoding preprotein translocase subunit YajC; this encodes MTHLLFLMSGGGGGSQPSLFTSLIPILLIFVIFYFLLIRPQQKKQKEHQDMVSALRKGDRVVTNGGIFGTVSDVKEHIIVLRIAENVKVEIAKSAVATVIEKREN
- the def gene encoding peptide deformylase; this translates as MGDPVEDFDERLVPFLERMAETMVIEGGVGLAAPQVGVSRLIAVINPDPDNPDTLVEMINPRIVAVSDEEVSIEEGCLSVPGIRANIVRPAAVTVTYQNREGRDCTLDADGLLARIIQHELDHLDGVLFVDRVSAAKRVLLKPRLRQLLRGRDGE
- a CDS encoding methionyl-tRNA formyltransferase, with the protein product MARVVFFGSPHFALPTLAALVESGCAPALVVTQPDRPAGRGRTPRPTPVRSAAEDLGLPVEIVGSFRNGGGDRLLDLQPDFFVVAAFGLIFPERLLRIPRMGCVNVHASLLPAWRGASPVNAAIAAGDRWVGVTTMRMVRELDAGPIYLQRAIPVDAMESAGDLIGRLAELGGGLLVETLRGIEAGTLEARPQLEAGVSFAPRLGKQDGRIPWELDAIAVHDHVRGMNPWPGSFTYCRDRYVKVHRARLRDVIDYETPPGRVLEVSNRGVAVACGRGSVLLEKLQCEGKRCLDATEFLRGFEMCAGETLGGER
- a CDS encoding PASTA domain-containing protein, coding for MSDRTHSWKRLARTLLVALAAFVVGIVVFQQIVVPRLVGRADVTIVPDVRGLDIDEAGKRCAGSGLVCRVSSNRPSDEVPEGAVIEQHPGADEQLKSGRTILVVLSSGQRMETVPDLRNMTMRQVELTLESTELLKGRVVRIFSREPGENMVAATSPPPGSAVPHGSSVDLLFVMRGEPARFRMPDLAGKDLTFVRDRLTRLGFEVTRIVTRRDAGRFPGTILDQAPPAGSLIRQGGTIELVVSSVD
- the rpe gene encoding ribulose-phosphate 3-epimerase; translated protein: MTDAGHAAVAPSLLAADFARLGEEIRAVEHAGADVLHLDVMDGHFVPNITFGPFVVEAISRLASLPLFTHLMIDDPAAWIDRFIGAGSALVSFHLEAPGIDDAAALAGRIRDAGRLAGLSVNPDTPLARFEELLDQIDLLMVMGVFPGFGGQSFMPAVLDKIRGADAIRRREGLELLIEVDGGVKAENAASIREAGADILVAGTAVFGAKDYAAAIRAIRG
- the ffh gene encoding signal recognition particle protein, with the protein product MFQDLSEKFARVFKELRGQGKVRETHIRAAMRDVRKALLEADVNYKVVKGFVERVGERALGSAVLDSLTPDQQIVKIVHEELVHVLGDRPAPFTLSGSPAGVMVAGLQGAGKTSFVAKLALFLRGKGRRPLMVAADIHRPAAIEQLVVLAGQIDVPCHAPGVMPAAEIVEGALREARRGLHDTVIVDTAGRLHIDEEMMRELVTVRDVLKPEETLLVLDAMTGQEAVAVAVEFERAIDLTGVVLTKLDGDTRGGAALSVAAVTGEPIRFACVGEKAEDLEAFHPDRMAGRILGMGDVLTLVEKAQEQIDEKEARELETKLRKESFSLEDFLGQLQRLKKMGPLDQLLGMIPGMKPKGLGADIGGKELVRIEAIINSMTREERRVPSIIDGSRRRRIARGSGSSVQQVNRLLNQFQQMKKMMKRFSKSAGRSPAGFPFS
- the rpsP gene encoding 30S ribosomal protein S16: MAVKIRLKKMGSKKRPFFRVVVADSRSPRDGRFIETLGHYNPLIDPPEIVLDDDKVYKWLDDGAQPTRNAANVLKQAGLLERWQLLKRGVAIADLDTAIETMRAKQPMAQLRTEDKLSKKAAAKLKAEQEKAAKEAAAPAVEETGEAAAGEAGADAPAESE
- a CDS encoding KH domain-containing protein: MKDMIRSISAMLVDAPGSITIIEETRDDSIIIVLSVDKADVGKVIGRNGQTAKALRALVNAAATRMGKRVLLEIRE
- the rimM gene encoding 16S rRNA processing protein RimM, translated to MPAAIVTLGAIVKAVGLKGEVKFLPGPDFWPEILDVDGILLVSPEGESREAAIERSRAKKTVWVLKLGGVDSIDEAENLIGSTLVVDVDALDESDLPRELRPFQAIGLAVRLVDGAPVGRVVDIVTGPAQDCLVVERETGRFLVPLVADVVRRIDLGEGVVEIDPPEGLMEIGW
- the trmD gene encoding tRNA (guanosine(37)-N1)-methyltransferase TrmD — translated: MALDIHFVTIFPDLFRGPFETGILGIASRKGLARFRTVNVRDFAVDDHGTVDDYAYGGGPGMIMMAPPIVQAVRSVCSPGEEGTRVVHMTPAGELFDQAAAERLAEFRRIVFVCGRYKDIDARVDELVVDERISIGDYIVSGGEFPALVVADAVVRYLRGAVGDERSRDTDSFSGKRGFSLDAAHYTRPPEFEGLRVPDVLISGDHAKIEEWRRRSARERTKRRRPDLLGKGTADGPPVDG